In Chryseobacterium turcicum, a single window of DNA contains:
- a CDS encoding RNA polymerase sigma factor: MKIKDAEIIALMQDPRTLEKGIRVLMDAYQSRLYWHIRRIIVDGDLAQDTLQETFIKAYQNFHQFKNDSQLYTWLYRIATNEALQQINKLKKMQKTDEDPEYYMQNLVADNTHSDAEEIQIFLQRAIQSLPEKQKLVFMMRYYDDLPYEEISKIVDMSVGTLKTNYHYAKQKIEEYIKENYER; this comes from the coding sequence ATGAAGATTAAAGACGCAGAGATTATTGCGCTGATGCAAGACCCACGAACACTCGAAAAAGGTATTCGCGTGTTGATGGATGCTTATCAAAGTAGATTATATTGGCATATCAGACGTATTATCGTAGACGGAGACCTTGCTCAGGATACTTTACAGGAAACATTTATTAAGGCATACCAAAACTTTCATCAGTTCAAGAATGACAGCCAGCTGTACACTTGGCTCTACAGAATTGCAACCAATGAAGCTTTGCAACAGATTAATAAACTGAAAAAAATGCAGAAAACCGATGAAGATCCTGAATATTACATGCAGAATCTGGTTGCTGATAATACACATAGTGATGCCGAAGAAATTCAAATTTTTTTACAAAGAGCCATACAAAGCCTGCCCGAAAAGCAGAAACTGGTATTTATGATGCGGTATTATGATGATTTGCCTTACGAAGAAATATCTAAAATTGTTGATATGTCGGTAGGGACTTTAAAAACAAATTATCATTACGCCAAACAGAAAATAGAAGAATATATCAAAGAAAATTACGAAAGATAA
- the lepA gene encoding translation elongation factor 4: MKNIRNFCIIAHIDHGKSTLADRLLEYTNTVTQRELQSQTLDDMDLEKERGITIKSHAIQMDYELNGEKYILNLIDTPGHVDFSYEVSRSIAACEGALLIVDAAQSIQAQTISNLYLALENDLEIIPILNKIDLPSANPEEVTDEIMGLIGCKYEDVLRVSGKTGEGVHDLLEQIVKRVPPPVGDPKAPLQALIFDSVYNPFRGIEAYFKVVNGSISKNEKIMFFATGKEYGADEVGTLKLKQVPKKTIECGDVGYIISGIKDAREVKVGDTITSFVNPADGPIDGFEEVKPMVFAGIYPIESEDFEELRFSLEKLRLNDASLVFEPESSAALGFGFRCGFLGMLHMEIVQERLDREFNMDVITTVPNVSYLGYSKREPEVPILINNPSEMIDPNLLDRVEEPYIKASIITKSDFVGSVMTLCIEKRGEIVNQSYLTADRVELTFNMPLAEVVFDFYDRLKSISKGYASFDYSPIGMRASKLVKMDILINGDMVDALSSLIHDSNAYYIGKKMCEKLRELIPRQQFDIAVQAALGAKVIARETIKALRKDVTAKCYGGDISRKRKLLEKQKEGKKKMKQIGRVEVPQSAFMAVLKLND; the protein is encoded by the coding sequence ATGAAAAACATACGAAATTTTTGCATAATCGCTCATATCGACCACGGTAAATCTACTTTGGCAGACCGTCTTTTGGAGTACACCAACACAGTGACCCAAAGAGAATTACAATCTCAGACGCTTGATGATATGGATTTGGAAAAAGAACGTGGGATTACGATTAAATCTCACGCCATCCAGATGGATTATGAGCTTAATGGCGAAAAATATATACTAAACCTTATCGATACACCGGGACACGTAGATTTTTCTTACGAAGTTTCCCGTTCAATCGCTGCTTGTGAAGGTGCACTTTTAATTGTAGATGCTGCGCAAAGTATTCAAGCACAAACGATTAGTAATTTGTATTTGGCTTTAGAAAATGATTTAGAAATTATTCCAATCCTTAATAAAATCGATCTTCCGTCTGCTAATCCTGAAGAGGTTACCGATGAGATTATGGGGCTTATAGGATGTAAATATGAAGATGTTCTTCGTGTTTCTGGGAAAACCGGTGAGGGTGTTCATGATTTATTGGAGCAGATTGTAAAGAGAGTTCCACCACCAGTAGGAGATCCGAAAGCTCCGCTTCAAGCGTTGATTTTTGACTCAGTTTACAACCCGTTTAGAGGTATTGAAGCCTATTTTAAAGTTGTAAATGGAAGTATTTCCAAAAACGAAAAAATAATGTTTTTCGCAACAGGAAAAGAATATGGAGCTGATGAAGTTGGAACTTTAAAATTGAAACAAGTACCGAAAAAAACCATAGAATGTGGTGATGTAGGTTATATTATTTCCGGAATTAAAGATGCCCGCGAAGTAAAAGTGGGAGATACCATTACTTCTTTTGTGAATCCTGCAGATGGTCCTATCGATGGTTTCGAAGAAGTAAAGCCAATGGTTTTTGCCGGAATTTATCCAATTGAATCAGAAGATTTTGAAGAACTAAGATTTTCGTTGGAGAAATTAAGGCTGAATGATGCTTCTTTAGTTTTCGAACCTGAAAGCTCTGCGGCTTTAGGTTTTGGTTTCCGTTGCGGATTCTTAGGAATGCTTCACATGGAAATTGTACAGGAACGTTTGGACAGAGAATTCAATATGGATGTAATTACAACCGTTCCCAACGTGTCTTATTTAGGATATTCTAAAAGAGAACCTGAAGTTCCAATTTTGATTAATAATCCTTCTGAAATGATTGATCCCAATCTTTTAGACAGAGTAGAAGAACCTTATATCAAAGCTTCAATCATTACTAAATCTGATTTTGTTGGATCTGTAATGACACTTTGTATTGAGAAAAGAGGAGAGATTGTAAATCAATCTTATTTGACGGCTGATAGAGTAGAATTAACGTTCAATATGCCTTTGGCAGAAGTTGTTTTCGACTTTTATGACAGGCTGAAATCTATTTCTAAAGGATATGCTTCATTCGATTATTCGCCAATCGGAATGCGTGCTTCGAAATTGGTAAAAATGGATATCTTGATCAACGGAGATATGGTAGATGCTTTATCTTCATTGATTCACGATTCTAATGCGTATTACATCGGTAAAAAAATGTGTGAGAAACTTCGTGAATTGATTCCGAGACAGCAGTTTGATATTGCTGTTCAGGCAGCTTTAGGAGCGAAAGTTATCGCAAGAGAAACGATTAAAGCGCTTAGAAAAGATGTTACCGCAAAATGTTATGGTGGTGATATTTCAAGAAAACGTAAACTTCTTGAAAAGCAGAAAGAAGGTAAAAAGAAAATGAAGCAGATTGGTAGAGTAGAAGTACCACAATCGGCATTTATGGCTGTTTTGAAGCTGAATGATTAG
- a CDS encoding KdsC family phosphatase, with product MSYKEKLKDIKAFVFDVDGVFTDGSVYLMPGGNMSRVMNVLDGYAVVKALKNDYIIGVITGGNDEMVRHRINYLGIQDYYAKSHDKMVDYEAFKAKYNLKNEEILTMGDDLPDFHMMQNSAIATCPENAVPEIKGIADYISQAKGGSGAVRDVIEQVMKVQGKWHDDNTQSV from the coding sequence ATGAGTTATAAAGAGAAATTAAAAGATATAAAAGCATTTGTATTTGATGTAGACGGCGTATTCACAGACGGAAGTGTCTATTTAATGCCAGGTGGAAATATGAGCCGGGTAATGAATGTTTTGGATGGTTATGCTGTTGTAAAAGCTTTAAAAAACGATTATATAATTGGAGTAATCACAGGTGGAAATGACGAAATGGTAAGACACAGAATCAATTATTTGGGTATTCAGGATTACTATGCAAAGTCTCATGATAAAATGGTAGATTATGAAGCTTTTAAAGCTAAATATAATCTTAAAAATGAAGAAATTCTAACGATGGGAGATGACCTTCCTGATTTTCACATGATGCAGAATTCAGCAATTGCAACGTGTCCTGAAAATGCCGTTCCCGAAATCAAAGGAATTGCAGACTATATTTCACAAGCCAAAGGTGGAAGTGGAGCAGTACGCGATGTTATTGAGCAGGTAATGAAAGTTCAGGGAAAATGGCACGATGATAATACCCAATCTGTATAA
- a CDS encoding Maf family nucleotide pyrophosphatase codes for MKILLASQSPRRKELLSNLGFDFEVVKIDCEEILPEHIKIEEAAAYLSELKANAFRILQKDEVLLTADTVVTNENTFLGKPKDEMEAKEMIQSLSGKTHQVYTGITIKTLDKTITETDVADVEFEEISNEEIDFYIKNYKPFDKAGSYGIQEWLGMAKIKKINGSFYTIMGLPTHLVYKILRKL; via the coding sequence ATGAAAATACTTTTAGCATCGCAATCTCCGAGAAGGAAAGAGCTACTATCAAATTTAGGTTTTGATTTTGAAGTTGTAAAAATTGACTGTGAAGAAATTTTACCTGAACATATAAAAATAGAAGAAGCCGCAGCTTATTTATCTGAATTAAAAGCCAATGCATTCAGAATTCTTCAAAAAGATGAAGTTTTATTGACTGCCGATACGGTTGTTACCAATGAAAACACATTTCTTGGGAAGCCAAAAGATGAAATGGAGGCAAAAGAAATGATTCAGTCATTATCAGGAAAAACACATCAGGTTTACACAGGAATTACGATTAAAACTTTAGATAAAACCATCACAGAAACGGATGTTGCAGATGTAGAATTTGAGGAAATCTCTAATGAGGAAATCGATTTTTACATTAAAAACTACAAACCATTCGATAAAGCAGGAAGTTACGGCATCCAAGAATGGTTGGGAATGGCAAAAATCAAAAAAATAAACGGAAGCTTTTATACCATTATGGGACTTCCAACTCATTTAGTTTATAAAATATTGCGAAAATTATAA
- a CDS encoding DUF1579 domain-containing protein, producing MKNLLFAACTAFLFIACDKAKIDVKTSSGNDSIANEEWKPVDSATVNKAWMEFATPGDMQKMLAKSDGVWSGENTMWMEDGGKPMTSTSTTSNKMIFDGRYQTSEHKGNFMGMPFEGMSITGYDNAKKKFVSTWIDNMGTGIMNMEGEWNADKKSIEFKGKMTDPTRPGKDCNMREVYTFVDDTHQTLEMYGPDSKTGKEYKTMEIKFTKK from the coding sequence ATGAAAAATTTATTATTCGCAGCATGCACTGCTTTTCTGTTTATAGCTTGTGATAAAGCAAAAATTGATGTAAAAACGTCAAGTGGAAACGACTCAATTGCCAATGAAGAATGGAAACCTGTAGATTCTGCCACCGTAAACAAAGCATGGATGGAATTTGCAACACCCGGAGACATGCAAAAAATGCTGGCAAAATCTGACGGAGTCTGGTCTGGAGAAAACACAATGTGGATGGAAGATGGCGGTAAACCTATGACAAGCACATCAACAACAAGCAATAAAATGATTTTTGATGGTCGCTATCAAACCAGCGAACATAAAGGAAATTTTATGGGAATGCCTTTCGAAGGAATGAGTATTACGGGTTATGACAATGCTAAAAAGAAATTTGTAAGCACCTGGATTGATAACATGGGAACCGGTATTATGAACATGGAAGGCGAATGGAATGCAGACAAAAAATCAATCGAATTTAAAGGAAAAATGACAGACCCTACAAGACCCGGAAAAGACTGTAATATGAGGGAAGTCTACACTTTTGTAGATGACACCCATCAAACATTAGAAATGTACGGCCCTGATTCTAAAACAGGTAAAGAGTATAAAACAATGGAAATAAAATTTACGAAAAAGTAA
- a CDS encoding NUDIX hydrolase encodes MDSPKKLQDIKVAVDAVIFGYFDKKDLQLLLIKRNIDPFKGGWALPGGLVLDDENLDDAVKRELQEEAGIKPDFLEQLYTFGNVGRDPRNRVVSVAYLGLVNPSYHELFADSDAEDAQWFSVNQLPKLAFDHQTIIDIALKRLRTKIQYQPIGFNLLNEEFVFSELENLYKTIVGQEIDRRNFRKKIMSYGLLNETNNLKKEGSGRPGKLFTFNQEKYKELEEQGFYFEIK; translated from the coding sequence ATGGATTCTCCAAAAAAACTACAGGACATTAAAGTTGCTGTTGATGCCGTTATTTTCGGATATTTTGATAAAAAAGATCTTCAACTTTTGTTGATTAAAAGGAATATTGATCCCTTCAAAGGAGGTTGGGCGCTTCCAGGCGGTTTGGTTTTAGATGACGAAAACCTCGATGATGCTGTAAAAAGAGAACTACAGGAAGAGGCAGGCATAAAACCCGATTTTCTGGAACAACTCTATACATTTGGTAACGTAGGTCGGGATCCCAGAAATAGAGTGGTTTCTGTGGCTTATTTGGGCTTGGTGAATCCTTCTTATCATGAATTATTTGCAGATTCTGATGCTGAAGATGCGCAATGGTTCAGTGTTAATCAGCTTCCAAAATTAGCTTTTGATCATCAAACGATAATTGATATTGCTTTAAAAAGATTGAGAACAAAAATTCAGTATCAACCGATTGGTTTTAATCTTCTCAATGAAGAATTTGTATTTTCTGAGCTTGAAAACCTTTATAAAACTATTGTTGGTCAGGAAATCGATCGTCGAAATTTTAGAAAAAAAATTATGAGTTACGGGCTTTTGAATGAAACCAATAATTTAAAAAAAGAAGGAAGTGGAAGACCGGGAAAATTGTTCACTTTCAATCAGGAAAAATATAAAGAATTGGAAGAACAGGGATTTTATTTTGAAATCAAATAG
- the porW gene encoding type IX secretion system periplasmic lipoprotein PorW/SprE, protein MKKNIVFLLVAIIVVSCGTKVKKPEARSKFLKGFSTYYNTLFNAKDALNSEFTERDKAHKDNFYAPYIPILTYEEQPLGSDLGQSSVFAENSMKMAEVNRPQQNARSAPGMPGNKPQAPNNQEQNKGASVLEIAEAKALKAINKYSVIRKGEEQNKTIFDAYIILAQSRIYQGKSIKALDALNYVFTHMKEDKRLPLAHIYEALAYSQIKNYHKSDEIFNKLKGEKLSKDHDKLLSIYYAESLLDAGKKEESIKELDRAFELNGNRKLKSRIAFLRGQVLQEQGKQDLARESFLAAYKYANDFEFEVKSQIEIAKTFNGKGNYEGAKDYLEKISKKGTYGSRKNEFYYALGLMANKAGKKKEAQEFFRKSLLEKVSDGQVRGLAYYEIGKNYLDKNDYIGAGAYYDSALASMTYEPSRILLQDQSGYIKKISKNYYLIKKNDSILSLAKMTDVQKTDYFAKYIDKLKIREEKEEQERRRAERSKGFDTGDYNANSLFANSSNSFEDFGVTAKGFYFGNTGTVSKGTSTFKQVWGDRALVDNWRFSKKMASLEDMKNEALGVTSAPNPRRFEPSFYIEQIPADAGKLSQLKKDRDTASLGLGVMYQNYFTNTPLATKTLYDLVDVKPEEKVMLQALYEIFAMNYEKDPQASARAKQILLTDYPYSSFAEFARNPKNNTFVKSSEEVENEYKMAFALYESEKFAESQGKIEQVILKFPKDALIPKLNLLNAFNAGKTGGKEVMILQLEQIILNYAKTPEGIKAKEMLNYLKSDIAFQATDNKGNKTPNSPFNGPGQANNIQQSQTSNFITSDSAAQPMKNTPPQNNNNIPKKAVNNSMQKLQQTSGEVKPMSK, encoded by the coding sequence ATGAAAAAAAATATAGTATTTCTTTTAGTAGCGATTATCGTCGTTTCCTGTGGCACGAAAGTGAAAAAACCAGAAGCGAGATCAAAGTTTTTGAAAGGATTTTCAACATATTACAACACCTTGTTTAATGCCAAAGATGCTTTAAACAGTGAGTTTACAGAAAGAGACAAAGCCCATAAAGACAATTTTTATGCGCCATATATTCCTATACTAACCTACGAAGAACAACCTCTAGGAAGTGATTTGGGACAATCTTCAGTGTTTGCAGAAAATTCTATGAAAATGGCGGAAGTAAACCGCCCGCAACAAAATGCAAGAAGCGCACCGGGAATGCCCGGGAACAAACCTCAAGCCCCTAATAATCAGGAACAAAATAAAGGAGCTAGTGTTTTGGAAATTGCTGAAGCAAAAGCTTTAAAAGCCATTAATAAATATTCGGTCATCAGAAAAGGAGAGGAGCAAAACAAAACTATTTTTGATGCTTATATTATTTTGGCTCAGTCTAGAATTTATCAGGGAAAATCAATTAAAGCTTTGGATGCTTTAAACTATGTTTTCACCCATATGAAAGAAGACAAAAGGCTTCCGTTAGCACATATTTATGAAGCTTTAGCTTATTCTCAAATTAAAAACTATCATAAATCTGACGAAATTTTCAATAAACTTAAAGGTGAAAAATTAAGCAAGGATCATGATAAATTATTGAGTATTTATTATGCTGAATCTCTTTTGGATGCCGGAAAAAAAGAAGAATCTATCAAAGAATTAGACCGTGCTTTTGAACTGAACGGAAACAGAAAACTAAAAAGCAGAATTGCATTTTTACGAGGTCAAGTTTTACAAGAACAAGGAAAACAAGATTTGGCAAGAGAAAGCTTTTTAGCTGCTTATAAATATGCTAATGATTTTGAGTTTGAGGTAAAATCTCAGATTGAAATTGCCAAAACATTCAACGGAAAAGGAAATTATGAAGGCGCGAAAGATTATCTCGAAAAAATAAGTAAAAAAGGAACTTATGGGTCTCGAAAAAACGAATTTTATTATGCTTTAGGTCTAATGGCCAACAAAGCGGGTAAGAAAAAAGAAGCGCAGGAGTTTTTCAGAAAATCATTGCTCGAAAAAGTTTCTGATGGGCAGGTGAGAGGCTTGGCTTACTACGAGATTGGTAAAAATTATTTAGATAAAAACGATTATATAGGAGCCGGAGCTTACTACGATTCTGCGTTGGCTTCTATGACGTACGAACCTTCGAGAATCTTACTGCAAGATCAATCAGGCTACATTAAAAAAATCTCTAAAAACTATTATTTAATTAAGAAAAATGACAGTATTCTTTCTTTGGCAAAAATGACCGATGTACAGAAAACTGATTATTTTGCAAAATATATTGACAAACTAAAAATAAGAGAAGAAAAAGAAGAACAGGAAAGAAGGCGTGCTGAGAGAAGCAAAGGTTTTGATACCGGAGATTACAACGCCAATTCTCTTTTTGCAAACAGTTCAAATTCTTTCGAAGATTTTGGGGTTACAGCCAAAGGCTTTTATTTTGGAAACACCGGTACCGTAAGCAAAGGTACCTCTACCTTTAAACAAGTTTGGGGAGACCGTGCATTGGTTGATAACTGGCGTTTTTCTAAAAAGATGGCTTCACTGGAAGATATGAAAAATGAAGCTTTAGGAGTTACTTCAGCTCCCAATCCGAGACGTTTTGAGCCTTCTTTTTATATTGAGCAAATTCCTGCAGATGCCGGTAAATTATCTCAGCTAAAAAAGGATAGAGATACCGCTTCATTAGGCCTTGGCGTGATGTATCAGAATTATTTTACCAATACGCCTTTAGCAACAAAAACGCTTTATGATTTGGTTGATGTAAAACCAGAGGAGAAGGTAATGCTTCAGGCATTATATGAAATTTTTGCGATGAATTATGAGAAAGACCCTCAGGCTTCAGCCCGCGCAAAACAGATTTTATTAACCGACTATCCTTATTCTTCTTTTGCAGAATTTGCAAGAAATCCTAAAAATAATACCTTCGTAAAATCATCTGAAGAAGTTGAAAACGAATATAAAATGGCTTTTGCACTGTATGAATCTGAAAAATTTGCAGAAAGTCAGGGCAAAATAGAACAGGTAATTCTCAAGTTTCCTAAAGATGCATTAATTCCTAAACTGAATCTTTTGAATGCCTTCAATGCAGGAAAAACAGGTGGAAAAGAAGTAATGATTCTCCAGCTTGAACAAATTATTTTGAATTATGCTAAAACTCCTGAAGGAATTAAAGCTAAAGAAATGCTCAATTATCTGAAAAGCGATATTGCATTCCAAGCGACGGATAATAAGGGAAATAAGACTCCTAATAGTCCATTTAACGGCCCGGGACAAGCTAATAATATTCAGCAATCTCAAACCAGTAATTTCATTACTAGTGATTCAGCTGCTCAGCCAATGAAAAATACTCCTCCTCAGAATAATAACAATATTCCGAAAAAAGCAGTAAATAATTCTATGCAAAAGCTACAGCAAACCTCTGGTGAAGTGAAACCAATGAGTAAATAA
- a CDS encoding SIMPL domain-containing protein, with amino-acid sequence MNTNIIRSLIIGAAIVITAFVLGSSFKNRNLKQDTISVTGLGSKDFISDEISWGGSFDASAMDAKEAYNLISQDKEKVKAFFYSKGFKAGEFAFGGVNFSRSYRTVTTKEADGAEKSEDIFDGYKATQSVFFRAKKNPALMKKIESVIDKTAELINSGVQFEPSSAQYTYSDLASLKHSLIEAGSKDAKQRAEKIVKSADGDLGKLKDASMGVFQITAKGSTDEDSYGGNFDTSSKEKSARITVRLTYNLD; translated from the coding sequence ATGAATACAAACATTATCCGTTCCCTCATCATTGGAGCAGCCATCGTTATCACCGCTTTTGTTTTAGGCTCAAGTTTTAAAAACAGAAATTTAAAACAAGATACAATATCCGTTACAGGTCTTGGTTCTAAAGATTTTATTTCCGACGAAATAAGTTGGGGTGGAAGTTTCGACGCCAGTGCAATGGACGCAAAAGAAGCCTACAATTTAATCTCGCAGGATAAAGAAAAAGTAAAGGCATTTTTCTACAGCAAAGGGTTTAAAGCAGGAGAGTTTGCTTTTGGCGGAGTAAACTTTTCAAGGTCTTACCGTACAGTGACGACAAAAGAAGCAGACGGGGCTGAAAAATCTGAAGATATTTTTGATGGCTACAAAGCTACTCAAAGTGTGTTTTTCAGAGCTAAGAAAAACCCAGCTTTGATGAAGAAGATTGAAAGTGTGATTGATAAAACAGCAGAATTAATCAATAGCGGTGTACAATTTGAGCCCTCTTCGGCACAATATACTTATTCTGACCTTGCATCTCTGAAACACAGTTTAATAGAAGCCGGCTCAAAAGACGCCAAACAAAGAGCAGAAAAAATTGTAAAAAGTGCAGACGGAGATTTAGGAAAGCTAAAAGATGCTTCTATGGGAGTCTTCCAAATTACAGCAAAAGGTTCTACCGATGAAGATAGTTATGGTGGAAATTTTGACACTTCAAGTAAAGAAAAATCAGCGAGAATTACTGTAAGACTTACTTACAATCTCGACTAA
- a CDS encoding Rossmann-like and DUF2520 domain-containing protein: MQTVIIGSGNVAYHLAKAFTQNGISLAQIFGRNEKELQKISLELNIPYSTQKLEDADLYIICVSDSSVEDVSKIIIKKNALVAHTSGSLPKEILIGEYRKSSFYPLQTFSKSKDLDYKKIPFFIETENEEDQKTLTDLASKISENVMESSHEKRKYIHLTAVFACNFVNHLFARAKEISDAQEIPFDYFLPLINETVQKISEIEPKSAQTGPAVRNDQRVLELHEQLLKDESLEIYKTMNQSIKKMYQLP; encoded by the coding sequence ATGCAAACAGTCATTATCGGTTCTGGGAATGTTGCCTATCATTTGGCAAAAGCTTTCACTCAAAATGGTATTTCTTTAGCCCAAATCTTTGGGAGAAATGAAAAAGAACTTCAAAAAATTTCTTTAGAATTAAATATCCCTTATTCCACACAAAAACTGGAAGATGCAGATTTATATATTATTTGCGTAAGTGATAGTTCTGTAGAAGATGTTTCTAAAATTATTATTAAAAAAAATGCTTTGGTTGCTCATACTTCAGGCTCGCTTCCTAAAGAAATATTAATAGGGGAGTACAGAAAATCAAGCTTTTATCCTTTACAGACATTTTCAAAATCTAAAGATTTAGATTACAAAAAAATTCCTTTTTTTATTGAAACTGAAAATGAAGAAGACCAGAAAACTTTAACAGATTTAGCTTCCAAAATTTCTGAAAATGTAATGGAAAGTTCTCATGAAAAGAGAAAATACATTCATTTAACAGCAGTTTTTGCCTGCAATTTTGTGAATCATCTTTTTGCAAGAGCTAAAGAAATTTCAGATGCTCAGGAAATTCCGTTTGATTATTTTTTGCCTTTAATTAATGAAACCGTTCAGAAAATCTCTGAAATAGAACCCAAATCAGCACAAACAGGACCAGCCGTAAGAAATGACCAAAGAGTTTTAGAATTACACGAGCAGTTATTAAAAGATGAAAGTTTAGAGATTTATAAAACAATGAATCAATCGATTAAAAAAATGTATCAATTGCCATAA